The Impatiens glandulifera chromosome 8, dImpGla2.1, whole genome shotgun sequence genome includes a window with the following:
- the LOC124913059 gene encoding uncharacterized protein LOC124913059: MDDEMSTILKEGPIKIEKEKGAWTAGDRRRNKLDNHCKRHIFKSLDINTFVKVRDFQNAKKALETIIQLHEGNEKTKENKILVATQKYENIIIKPRENMKEFSDRFTSVVNEFYTLGKRYDNKEIIVKALRSLSSAWDIKTMVMRESNNLAN; the protein is encoded by the coding sequence atggatgatgaaatgagcacCATCCTAAAagaaggtccgataaagattgagaaagagaaaggtGCATGGACGGCTGgagacaggagaagaaacaaaCTAGACAACCATTGCAAGAGACATATTTTTAAATCTCTGGACATCAACACTTTCGTCAAAGTCAGAGATTTCCAGAATGCAAAGAAAGCCTTGGAAACAATTATTCAactccatgagggaaacgaaaagACTAAGGAAAATAAGATACTGGTGGCAACTCAGAAGTACGAGAATATCATAATAAAGCCAagagaaaacatgaaggaatttagtgatcggttcaccagtgtggtaAACGAGTTTTATACACTTGGAAAGAGATACGATAACAAGGAAATCATTGTTAAGGCATTGAGATCTTTatcaagtgcatgggacataaagaccatggtgatgCGAGAATCAAACAATCTCGCAAATTAA
- the LOC124913060 gene encoding uncharacterized protein LOC124913060, giving the protein MAKEEEVFDFSSEEFTNEDLVTALNDMIIEFKNIFSLIPIRLNVHTDQPSNFQIGESSGTKTDELVELSYENEKLKETVQSLTEENERSKYVLAAWKKSNEAVNQMSTYQRHPKCKFGLGYKGGKSANRTHSKELNLNKNKISFISFIKSSSTDTEADHEIPLTKEIKYVSPTDTAKWLHLERRKVNRSVRNETDRRSYRTNQHSPTRRYNETPIGRQRDVKPHSGEQAARELGMVFRQWLLQTHDRKQGMPNMKFAKDKSDIGIMLRYSVVSKAYRVYNTRTLNVEESSHVVFDESVESNTASFFDLHNWLENMNIQPDDEDEVPVFRRFVYDQAAPQQEGDTSVSTEEISRPDSDQPTDLSNLDQITGHLEDITEPNRKEIKIILLRLQDRPKKYQRYMPIIGRPTFFLVQQETNFSRYFNRRGRISCIRKLLCSTPLDSTAIEEFQSNC; this is encoded by the exons ATGGCCAAGGaggaagaggtatttgacttttcttctgaagaatttaccAATGAAGATTTGGTCACTGCTCTCAATGACATGATCATTGAGTTCAAGAACATATTTTCCCTTATACCAATCCGATTGAACGTCCATACTGATCAACCGAGCAACTTCCAAATCGGTGAATCAAGTGGAACCAAGACCGATGAACTGGTTGAACTATCCTATGAGAacgagaagctcaaggaaacaGTTCAATCgctaaccgaagaaaatgaaagatctaAGTACGTCCTGGCTGCTTGGAAGAAATCCAATGAAGCCGTGAACCAGATGTCTACctaccaaagacatcccaaatgcaagtTTGGCCTTGGATACAAAGGTGGCAAATCGGCTAACCGGACACATTCCAAAGAGTTGAACCTCAACAAGAACAAGATTTCGTTCATAAGCTTCATTAAGAGCAGTTCAACCGATACTGAGGCAGATCATGAAATACCACTAACTAAAGAAATTAAGtatgtaagtccaaccgacACGGCTAAAtggcttcatcttgagagaaggaaagttaATCGGTCGGTAAGAAACGAAACCGACAGACGCTCATATAGAACAAATCAACATTCACCAACACGACGATACAATGAAACACCAATTGGCagacagagagatgtcaagccaC aTTCAGGAGAACAAGCGGCTAgggaactcggaatggtatttAGACAatggttgctccagacacatgaccggaaacaaggaatGCCTAACATGAAATTTgcaaaagacaaa TCCGATATAGGCATAATGCTGAGATATTCAGTAGTTAGTAAGGCATATAgggtatacaatactaggacatTAAATGTTGAAGAATCTTcgcatgttgtttttgatgaatcggttgaaagcaatactgcttcattcTTCGATCTACATAATTGGTTGGAAAACATGAATATACAACccgatgatgaagatgaggttcctgTCTTTAGAAGGTTTGTCTATGATCAAGCTGCTCCACAACAGGAAGGTGACACCTCAGTGTCCACTGAGGAAATCAGTCGGCCTGACTCTGATCAGCCTACCGatctgtctaaccttgatcagataACCGGTCACTTGGAAGACATAACCGAACCGAACCGTAAAGAAATAAAGATCATCCTCCTTAG GTTGCAAGATAGACCGAAAAAGTATCAGCGGTACATGCCAATTATTGGGAGACCGACTTTTTTCCTGGTACAACAAGAAACAAACTTCAGTCGCTACTTCAACCGTAGAGGCAGAATATCTTGCATCCGGAAGCTACTATGCTCAACTCCTCTAGATTCAACAGCAATTGAAGAATTTCAGAGTAATTGCTGA
- the LOC124913062 gene encoding vesicle transport v-SNARE 13-like: MPQLSNTLKAMLLTKLREYKSDLNNLKSEVKRITSTNLNQAARDELLESGMADALTVSADQRTRLLMSTERVTKSSDRIRESRKTVLETEELGVSILQDLDQ, translated from the exons ATGCCCCAATTGTCAAACACACTAAAAGCTATGCTCCTTACAAAATTGAGGGAATACAAGTctgatttgaataatttgaagaGTGAAGTCAAAAGGATTACATCAACTAACCTGAACCAAGCTGCGAGAGATGAGTTGCTGGAATCAGGGATGGCTGATGCTTTGACT gtTTCAGCTGATCAAAGGACAAGACTTTTAATGTCGACGGAGAGGGTAACCAAGTCCAGTGACAGGATCAGGGAAAGTAGAAAAACTGTGCTGGAGACGGAGGAGCTTGGTGTTTCTATTCTTCAAGATCTTGATCAGTAG